In Brassica napus cultivar Da-Ae chromosome A3, Da-Ae, whole genome shotgun sequence, the sequence gaagaaaaaaaatgaaaagtgtgACTAGATATGCACTTGGAGCATGAACAAATAGATATGGAAGGACAAAAATATATTCGAATATCTAGATATCTGGAGGTACTCATATAACAAAGCCAAACACTAATAATAATggtatttgaatatttattataaattttaacaatatataCACATATCATATCATAACAGAAAGACAATGTTCTCATGGTTCTTAGTAAACTTTAAAATGCAAGCaattagaaacaaaataaaggACGATTTATTTAACCAGAGCAAGAAATAAAGTCACACATTGAAAGCTGAAAGTGATCCAAAAGGATGTGATCTTAAAAAAAGTGAGATTAAAACAAAGTTTAATTATTTGCCTGCCTTTTTCAAGCATCTCTTCCCCCATACACACTTTTACATTTGAGGATAATGACAATAGTTCACTtacattattttgaaattatcaaCAAATTTATCATTATAATACTTTGGAATTGAAGacatcaaaattttttttttaaaagacatcACAACTTTAATTACATTGTTATGGAAACTTTCTTCGTTGTTTGGAATAGTCAAGAGGCTCTCTGAACTCTACACACtactctcctctcctctctgctctactttctctctctttctgcgTGTAGGATACAACGAAAGCCTAAAGCTGTGTGTGCTTGGACCTTTTGGTTCTCTTCTCCAATGTTGTTTTCAGCAAATCATCAGAGAAACAATAGAGTCTCTGCTACAAGCAAGAACAAGACTCTCAACAACGTTTCTTCCATttcatcctcatcatctccttcACATCCACAAGACTCTCAATCCCAGAAGAAATCTCTAGTCACCATGGAAGATGTTTGGaaagatatcaaccttggttcCATCCAAAGCCAACATCCACAAGGCAACCATGAGCCTAGGTTTGGGAGCCACAACCACCAGAACCAAAACCCTAACTCCATCTTCCAAGATTTTCTCAACAGGCCTTTGAACCAGGAACCAACAATACCCACCGGCCTCACCATGAGTTCTTCCTCAAATGGAGATACCACCACTGTCACTGCTCTCTTGAGCAGCCCCCCTTTGGCACCTCCTGCAACTGTTCTGAGCTTGAATTCTGGAGCTGGCTTTGAGTTTCTTGATAACCAAGATCCTCTTGTTACCCCTAAGTATAATCTGCATAGCCACAATCACCTCAACACCTCTTTTGAGGCTCTGGTTACACCGACTTGTTTTGGAAAGAAAAGAGGCCAAGAGTCCAATGGAGAAGGTTCAGGGAACAGAAGAAATAAGCGTATGATCAAGAACAGAGAATCTGCAGCTCGTTCCAGAGCTAGAAAACAGGAACGTGCCTGTCCTCCTCTCCCAACTTTCTACTCAATAAAAGAAATGTGGTTTTGTCAACAAaatgtttttgattttaaaaaggtTTCTGTTCTGTTTGTTTGATTATAATTTGCAGGCTTATACAAACGAGTTAGAGCTTAAAGTTGCTCACCTAAAGGCAGAAAATGCAAGACTCATGAGACAACAAGATCAGGTAAACAAGCTGCAAAGAGAATAAAACATCCTCTACATTACCTACACCTTTTTGACCAATGACATTTTGAGTCTCAAGATTCTCATACTTTAAGTTCTTTGTGTATGTGTATGCAGTTAAGAATGGAGGCAGAAAATCAGCAACCTAAAAAGAACACACTTCAAAGGGCTTCCACAGCACCATTTTGAGAGAGCCTTTCATGAGAAGtggaaaaaatggaaaagttTGTTCCTATTTTATTAGCTATAATTATAACTAAGCTAAATTTGTAGAACCTCAAAAGATCTTGCAGAGGAAAGAAGttgtaagaaaagaaaaacttatgAAGAGAAAAGGATCTTTCCATTTCCTGAGGCACAGGAACACCTGTGGTGggtctctctcctcttgttctTGTCATTTTCTTGTTCACTTCTACTTCTGTACTAACTTCTACTTGTATTAGTGTTACTTTCCTTGTCGAATACTAATTTAAAATTGTACCAGTTATGTTTTACTACTGTTAAACCCACTTGGTTCTCAAAAGAAGCAAAGGCTTCTTCAAGTGACCAATAGACAAAAACAATGCTCcacttaaaagaaaaaagtgaGAAGGGGACATATCACTGAGCACTTACACAAATGTCTATTCCTTTGGCTGGCTACCATACAAGCCAACAACTTGCACTATGAAAATGAAACCTCCAAGCCAATGGGAATTTAGCCGGACCACTTTTATCTGGTTGGTCAAGACAGAACACGATATAGTTGGTTATGTCTTGGTCACCCCCACCCCCACACGTTTTACCTATTCATTGTACTCTAGGTTTTGCTATACTAGTCATCATCAAACCCCTATGTGTGTTTGTATGTATTTGGTTAATCAGGAGAATAGTTCTATCCACTTTTTCTACGCTAGTCGTCATCAAACACTATGTGTGTTTGTGTATTTAGTTTATCCAGAGAATAGTTGTATCCTCTTTTGCTGCACTGGTCATCATCAAATACTATGTGTGTTTGTGTGCATTTGGTTTATCCTCTTTAAGATTCTTCTTAATCTACTTTTGGTTGTTGATATTTTGCTGATGTATTCTTTTAAGCAACCAAAAGTGGACATCAAGAGCTAATATGTATGGTGTGGCATTAAGATAGAAAAGAATAGTTATCAAAAGTGGGACTATGATTAGAAGAATCTATTCTCAGAGTATATGGTAATATACTTATAGCCACTCTAATAGGCATCCAATACTTTTAAATCATGTCTTATTAGAGGATTAACTTTAAATCATGAGTCAATAGTTTCTCACTAaaactttaaactttaaaaCTGCTACTCAGAGCTTGTACATAGGAAAGAAGGAACCATTAAGAAGCCTCTGGCTGCAGATACGGTGCAACAATCAAGAAGCTTTGGATGCATCAGCATCCTCGTCAAGTATTTTGCCATCCTTTGGAACCAAGCATGGAATCCCATCTTTTATCTGGGGTTAGTAAGAGAAGCAAAATCAAGTGTTAAATACAGAACCGTGAAGAAAAGTGGAAGCTTATGATTAAGAAGCAAAACCAAGACTTTAAAATCTCATCAAGAATATGATTAAGAATAGAAGGGCCGACCAATCACACTAAATAGCATATGATTATTCTATCAGTAAAATACCAAATCAACATCAAGAACAGCAGGCAAGCCAAGAATCCAGCTCAATACGAAATCTCAATAATCGTTATGATAATTGTTCAAATTCATCAAAGTTGGGATCCAAACATTTTCACTCAATAGGACATACGGTTCTTAAAGCATGTATGATAGTGATTGCAAAAAGTTAACAGCTTGGGTAGAGTTAATTAGAGACATCATAACATCTAACTTCTTCAACGGAGCTAAAAACACGACACAAACACCTTTCTTCCAATAGAGTTGTGAAAACATGAAGCTTACAGGAAATGAGACACCGATCGTGTCGCTGACCAGAGACTTCGTCTTCTCGCAGAAcctttaaccaaaaaaaaataatcgaGAAAACTACTTTTAATCCGATCGAATCTGGCTACAAAATgaatgaaacaaacaaaatttaaagaagagaaactgAACCTCAAGGGTTGCTTGGAGAGAGGGCACACGAGAATCTCCGACAGAGTCTTGTCGATTGCATTTCCAGCCTCTTTAAGCATCACTCTGCTTATTCTCACCATGTTCGAGCAGCTTCAATCtttagctctctctctctctctcacgacCGGTGTAAAACGCTAAACGCAAAACGCCGTTTTGACTCCCTAATAAAAAGTTGAGTTTATTACAACCATGCCGcgaaatattttatgttttgtaatatggtcctttaatgtttatttatttacagtTTTAGAAGAAATTGTTCAGATATTAGATTATAAGCCTTCTATTTCCGAGAGTTTTTCAGTGATGCCCCCTTCAATTTGTTAGGATTCGTCCGACAGTGGTAGCCATGTGCATGTGGGAAGCAAGCatctctttataaaaaaaaaaaaaggatccgACAAGAATCATGTCATATCAGTTTTGTCCATGTTTCAAGGCTTTTAGCTGTGGTGATAACTCAAATGCATTCTTCATATAATGTTATTATCCACAGCAAATCGAATATGCAACATGTTTTCCACAGCTGATATTACTATCATGACCCAAAAGCATAATATGTAGACGTGTACAAGGTGAATCAAGCAAGAGAAGCTAGTTAGTTAGTCTGTAGTCTATGATACAATACACACAACACAAATACTGAAAACTTCGATGCCAAACCAATAATTTACACACAACAACGATCTAGTACGAAAGAAGAATCTCGTGTGTCATAttcagagagagagataagaaacgTCGTATATGATTGAATATGAATTCAATGTTCCATGAACTGCGAAGGAGGCGGACTTACTTTCGTCTTCTCCGTACCTGCGAGGATATTAAGTAAGAGCCCATCTTTGTTCATGCTTCAAGACTAAAACCAAGTATTTGtaagatttatatatagttttcataCCATAAGCCCCACGAATCTCAACTTCTCGCAGTTCTTGGACAAGAGCACAGCAACAACACATCAAATGAGATAGAAAATCGTCAATGTACCCTCCCTGCCAAATCATATAACATTTAAGTACGCACCCAAC encodes:
- the LOC106451468 gene encoding protein FD; this translates as MLFSANHQRNNRVSATSKNKTLNNVSSISSSSSPSHPQDSQSQKKSLVTMEDVWKDINLGSIQSQHPQGNHEPRFGSHNHQNQNPNSIFQDFLNRPLNQEPTIPTGLTMSSSSNGDTTTVTALLSSPPLAPPATVLSLNSGAGFEFLDNQDPLVTPKYNLHSHNHLNTSFEALVTPTCFGKKRGQESNGEGSGNRRNKRMIKNRESAARSRARKQAYTNELELKVAHLKAENARLMRQQDQLRMEAENQQPKKNTLQRASTAPF
- the LOC106451479 gene encoding UPF0434 protein BRADO0313, whose amino-acid sequence is MVRISRVMLKEAGNAIDKTLSEILVCPLSKQPLRFCEKTKSLVSDTIGVSFPIKDGIPCLVPKDGKILDEDADASKAS